The following DNA comes from Oreochromis niloticus isolate F11D_XX linkage group LG23, O_niloticus_UMD_NMBU, whole genome shotgun sequence.
CTGCTGTTATGGTCTTTGAGGCTGGGTCTGCTGCTGTTTGGGATTCGGTTTGTACAGCTGTAGCATATTCTGGTGCTGTAGCACTTGTGGCTGGTTCGTTCTCTTTCTGTGCTGTTGCTCCTGACTCTGGATCTGATACCGTTATTGCTATACCTTGTGGAACTGGAGATGGATGTTGTGTTTGAACCGATAGTGATGTAAGTGATGCCATTGGTGCTGTAGGCTGTGTAGCTctaggaggaggtggtggtggtgctacCGCCACTGGTGCTGCTGTAGCCTGTGAAGCTAGAGCAGatgctggtgctgctgcagcttgtggtgctgctggacctggTTGTGCTGTTGGTAATGtggctgctgttttctttgaacCCCGGTGTGGCACTCTTGGCATGCTGTCTTTGCTTAACTTTAGTTGGTCAATATTTACTTTTGGAATGATTGTCCCATTGGAATCCTGAAGATCTGCACTTTTACCTTGGATTGCTGTAATAATGTAAGGGCCTAAAAAGTTTGCTTCAAGTTTTCCCCCTTTCCTCTGCTGACTTCTTATGTTAGCTCTTAAAACTTTGTCACCAACTTTGAAGACGACATCTCTcgtcatcatttttattttgccctttgttttttcctgagcTTTGACCACATTGTCCTTCACCAGTTCCAACAGCTTTTGATGCTTTTGAATGTCTTCCGACAGCTCCTCCTGCCCCACAATGTCTTCCACACTCTCATCAACCTTTGAATCAAAAGACATGTCTATCATTACTATAATTTGTGTAAGATACACAGATAATACATAAAAGAACTGAGAAATACAGTGAAAATTTACATTAAGTGTCTTTGGTAAGGTTTTAAGACACAATGTATTTCTGGCAAAGCTTCAGTGTATCTTGGGATTGATTGGACATGAAGAAAACTGTTATTGAGGGTTTGAACAATCCATAAAAATATTCAGTGGTGTAGTGCTTTTATGGCGGTGACATAGCATCCATTGAAACTGATCTGCCTGTGCctcaaaaactaaaaaagttTCGTTGTGTGGGATTTCCGTGTAGTTTgtcacagacagaaagacataCCATGAACTCTTCTGGGATTTCGGAAGGATAGCGAGCCTCTCTGCCAAACATTAGGTAATAAGGTGAGTATTTGGTGGTCACTTGTTTTTTAGTTCTGAGTCCAAACATTACAGCATCCAGATACTCATCCCACATTTCTGGTTGGTCGCCAACGACTTTACACAGGGCTCTGACAATGAAAGCACATAGAAGACATTCATATGAAagatcatttacattttttaatagtttaatgTCATGCATTCATGTTTTGGTTGAAGGGAACCCCCATAAATGTATAACATGTACTCCAAGAATTTACCTCTGGATGGTGCCATTCATTTTCTCCACCAGCCCATTTGTTTGTGGGTGATAGGGGGAGCAGAGgcttcttttaatttttaacaaTCCGCAAACCCTTTTGTTGAGCTGCAAAAGAAAGTTATATACACTGACTATAAGCACATTACAATAAGAATTTAAATAAACAGCTGTCATACTAATATCTCAAAAACAGATTTATAAAGACCAGAAAATTAACCATTTTCCaaaaattattcaaatatgaGTTCACATATTTTTGCCAAAGACTAAAGTACTTACAGAATTGACAAATTCTTTGCCTTGGTCAGTAAGAATCCTTTTGGGGGCTTCGAACTGGTGGACAAATTTTATGAGACAGTTTGTCACTTCCCCGGCTGATTTTGACTTTAAAGGGTATGCTTGTGGCCATTTtgtaaaataatcaataaaacacatatGTATTGATGTCCATTGTTGGTTTCAGTAAGTTTTCCAATAAGGTCCATCCCAACCAGTTCAAATGGCTGAGAGaccttaaaaacaaaatcatagtTAAGTTAATAATACTGAAATTACACAGAATGCTAGTCTACTGTTATAATTTTTTCAAGTATATAATCAGTAGGTTTCTAAGCAATGAAAACATTGTGTGATTAAATGTGATTATTTGCTGTGGTCGATGACTAACCTTTATCGGAATGTATTCCGCTGGTTTTTTAATTGTTGCAGCACTTGCCTGGCAAAGTGCACATTGGGAAAcctaatcaaaaataaaagcaattcaATAAGAAACACAAGAGTTGATGATCAAGGTTTACATAACTTATTATGAGAGATACAGAAACATTGCTGTGTTCCTCTTAAAATAAATTAGCTGTAGTCGAATTACATAGAGTTTGTTTTGGAGTACCCACCCAATTATTGATGTCCACTGACATCCCTGGCCAGTAGAACCGCTTTGAAATGgcttctcttgtttttgtttgcccgCAATGGGCCCCAGTAGGACTGGcatgaaaatctgaaaaaattGTGTTTGCCTCATCAGCCCCACAGACTACCGTTGTCTTTATGGTTTTGTCTGTGCCTTTGTAGCGCCAGTAAAACAGCTGCTCCCCtaaacataaacaagaaaatagAAAAGTTTATTATAGCTGTTTAAACCATGACAGGTCTATATGTGGTAAAAGTCATGACAATACATCTTCAATGTAATGAATCAATTATGTATGTGATATAATTTGGGGGTGACTATTGGACTGGTTCTCTATAGTTATGACAGTATGACTACTTCAGAAGCCAAAAAGATTATGCCACTCACAAGACTGTATTAGTGATACTAAACAAAGTGATGGATGTGTAAAGTCATTATAACTAATGGCCTTCAGATATCATGGAGTTATCTTTTGTACAAATATCAATTCAAAGTAGTTTAATTCCAAATTTCCTGCTGTCCGTAATTTTCCACATATGTaatttaaagacataaagacataACAGTGGGTACACCTGCGTAAAAGGGTGTGGCACATACCACTCCAAAAGTAATTACGACGTAATATATTGTAGTTAAGCtataaaaggacaaaaacagttCTTAGTTAACGCTGTCTTCTTAATAGCAAACCTTAAaacttttactttaataaaCGCCCATGTGCCTATTAACCGGGGTTAACTAGGTCAAAGAAAGGTCAAGCTAATTAAATCGGTTAGTGCAAATTAAGACTACACATTATGCCTTTGTATATGTGTTAATATATATGTATTGATGACATTTATAAACGCTACGAAGTTGCTGTTATTACCTTCAATGTCGTAAATAGCAGCTTTTCTTCGGAGAAGAAACTTCTCTTTCTTCGTGAAAAGCGCTGGATACTCGCCTTTCAGTTTATATGCAACCAAAATCTTGTACTCGTCTGGTTCCATTCTCTTGTGGTGTTTGTTATTTTCGAAAACAAATTGTAAAGTAATCTTCTAGTTAGTTCAGAGCCACTCTGTTTTTCGGTTCGTGCGCACAACGtgagctaatttgca
Coding sequences within:
- the LOC109196753 gene encoding myosin-1 isoform X2, whose protein sequence is MNGTIQRALCKVVGDQPEMWDEYLDAVMFGLRTKKQVTTKYSPYYLMFGREARYPSEIPEEFMVDESVEDIVGQEELSEDIQKHQKLLELVKDNVVKAQEKTKGKIKMMTRDVVFKVGDKVLRANIRSQQRKGGKLEANFLGPYIITAIQGKSADLQDSNGTIIPKVNIDQLKLSKDSMPRVPHRGSKKTAATLPTAQPGPAAPQAAAAPASALASQATAAPVAVAPPPPPPRATQPTAPMASLTSLSVQTQHPSPVPQGIAITVSDPESGATAQKENEPATSATAPEYATAVQTESQTAADPASKTITADQASQTTTADPASQTTTADQASQTTTAADPSSQTTAPNATTTQASAPQITAQQSTAQTMEATVPLVTPAPATATQASPAPPPASPSQRYTEPVAEKYIMDAWAGKSPHVLLSKIGAYKLFYWDIQQIGPDMELESESINAYLAIMVRQCNRHNSAKAAFIDSFSMTAIWKRKAPRLKIKPMEHEVILGIVNEHHHWTLVVIYPQEKKSLYLDPLGETKQGIQNCLESTRAFMRKKGCNVSRWTCDTVKHPKQLDATSCGVFALKFAEKILQKESIDFPSTKKAINTHRLQIATTLLLR